The sequence TCCTCGCAGCCGAGCAGCGCGACCTGGCGCATCGCGCGATCCGGGCGCGCGAGTTGGGCGCGCCGCTGTCCGAGTTCGACGACCTCGCCATCCCGTCCGTCCTGGCGGCTCTCTCCGACCGCCTCGGCTGCTCGCCGACACAGGCGTCGCTCGCTCGTGCGGTCGAGGACCGCGTGCGGGACCTGACCGGGGTGCTCCCGCTGTTCTCCGCGCTCGCCGTCCTCCTCGCGCTCGGCCCCGGGGATCCGCCTCTGGATGCGGCGATCCGCGGATTGCTGGCACGCACGAGCGACGCCGAGCTGCCCACGTCCCGCTCGGCGCGCGATCAGCTGGTGAGCGCAGCGTCGCCCGGCGACCTCGGCGTCCACCTGCCTCTCTGGCTCGACATCCGCGAGGACTACTACACGCGACTCGGCGACACGAACTTCGGGCGCGTGGCCGATCCAGGCGGACATCGATGACGGCGGCGCCCGAGCACGAGCTCCCGGGATGGAGCTCCTCCCGCGCGCGCGCCCTCCACGCCCGACGGTGGGCCGAGGTCGAGGGATCCGACATCCTGCCCCTCACGACAGCGGAGTTCGACGTCCCGACCGACCCGGACATCATCGCCGCCGTGCAGCGACGCCTGGAGGACCCGTTGGCGTACGAACCGCATTACACGAGCGGCGCAGTGGGGGCGACTCTGGCGCGCTTCCACCGCGAGGAGCACGGCATCCCCGTCTCCTCGGAGTGCTTCTGGCTCGTCGCGGGGGTGATCGCCGCGTCGCGAGCAGTCCTGGTCCAGGTCATCTCGCCGGGCGACGAGGTGCTCTTCCTGCGCCCGTCCTACCGACCGATCGTCGACGCCATCGTCGGCGCCGGCGGCGTCCCGGTCGCTGCGGACATCTCGTCGCCCCGGGGCATCGTCGCATCGCTGCGGGAGGCGCTGAGCCCCCGGACCCGCGCGGTGTACCTGTGCCACCCGCACAACCCGACCGGTCACAGCCTCAGCGCTGACGACCTCGGCGGCATCGCGGAGCTGGCGCGGGAAAGCGACCTCGTCATCCTCTGCAACGAGCTGCACGCCCGCCTCACGTTCCAGGGGCGGCACGTGCCCGCGGCCGCGTCGGCACCGGAACGCGTCATCACCTTCGGCGGGGCCACGAAGTCCCACAACCTCGCCGGCCTCGGCGGCGGTTTCGTCTACACGCAGGATGCTGACTGGGCTGCGGCGCTCCGCCAGGCTGCCGGGAGCTCGGTGCCGGCAGCGCGGGGACTGCAGCAGCTCGGGCTGCAGGTCGCGTACTCCAGCGAGCCATCCGGATGGCTGGGACGCATCAGGTCGTCCATCGTCGCGAACCGCCGGCGGCTGTCGACCGCCCTGGTCGGCTGGGATCCGACGCTGGACGTGTACCCGTCCTCGGCGACGGGCTTCATCTGGGCGCGCTCCGGTCGCCACGCGGACCTGGCTCGGGAGCTGGAGCGCGACACGGGGATCCGCACGGCCCCCGGCCGCTCGTTCGGCGTCGGAGACGCACACGTGCGCATCGCCGTGCCGCTGCCCGTCACGACGCTGGAGGAGACGATCCGCCGTCTGTCGGGGGGTGAGGCGGCGGCGGGCGGACGCGGGTGACGGCCGAGAAGTCGGTTCCCGGGCCGAACTCGCGGGCCGCGCGGTCGTAGGCGTGCTTCACCCGCACGATCTCGGCCCGGCCCTGGCCGTCGCCGATCATCTCGAGTGCGTGGCCGAGGTCCTTGACCATGTTCCGCACGGAGAAGTCCGCATCCCCGAAGTCATGCCCGAGAGCGCGATCCAGCTTCGCGTCCATGACGAGCGACATCCACCCGTCGGACCTCAGGATCCTCCAGGCGGTGTCCCGTGACTCCGGGAGCGCGGACTCGAACAGGGGGACGAAGGTGGTGAGGGTCTGGAGCAGCGCGGCCCCCCAGGCGTTGTAGAGCAGCTTGAACCGGGTCGGATCGCCGGGAGTGGGGAAGTCGTACACGACGGCGGCCATCGCCGAGTAGAAGGGCTCCAGGCAGCTGGTGTCGTCGGCCGAGTGCCGGAAGGCGGACAGGCTCCCTCGGGCGGCCCCGCTCCTGCTCCCCGTGAGCGGGGACTCGACCGCGCGACCGCGAGTGGCCCCGACGGCGCGATGCCAGTCGAGGAACCACCGGACCCCCAGCGTCCCCATCTCGACGGCATGGGCCGGTCGATCCTCCAGGTAGCCGCGCATCTGGTCACCGAACCAGATCTCCGACGCGCGTGCCTCCGACTCCGC is a genomic window of Clavibacter capsici containing:
- a CDS encoding pyridoxal phosphate-dependent aminotransferase, coding for MTAAPEHELPGWSSSRARALHARRWAEVEGSDILPLTTAEFDVPTDPDIIAAVQRRLEDPLAYEPHYTSGAVGATLARFHREEHGIPVSSECFWLVAGVIAASRAVLVQVISPGDEVLFLRPSYRPIVDAIVGAGGVPVAADISSPRGIVASLREALSPRTRAVYLCHPHNPTGHSLSADDLGGIAELARESDLVILCNELHARLTFQGRHVPAAASAPERVITFGGATKSHNLAGLGGGFVYTQDADWAAALRQAAGSSVPAARGLQQLGLQVAYSSEPSGWLGRIRSSIVANRRRLSTALVGWDPTLDVYPSSATGFIWARSGRHADLARELERDTGIRTAPGRSFGVGDAHVRIAVPLPVTTLEETIRRLSGGEAAAGGRG